One Paenibacillus crassostreae DNA segment encodes these proteins:
- the mutL gene encoding DNA mismatch repair endonuclease MutL — MAKIHVLDEHIANQIAAGEVVERPASVVKELVENAIDAGSTKVEVVIEEGGLQSIRVSDNGSGIEPDDCEAAFYRHATSKIQHGRDLFNITSLGFRGEALASIAAVSKVTLTTSSNDDGLGRKLIIEGGKLITNEDTAASRGTSFIVRELFYNTPARLKYMKTIQTELGHISDYIYRIALSHPNIGIILRHNENTLLQTIGNGDLLQVVAAIYGTQAAKAMIPIQAEDLDFSMQGFVSLPEWTRSNRNGISTIVNGRYIRSNGLNHALLRAYHTLLPINRYPLVILSLTMHPSIVDVNVHPAKLEVRFSKESELYPFVEQAIHAVLRQEVLIPQPVKHPIGNNTSSFIQEQFRFTKDQPTPNDGLSSQSNSQRNWNDNIPPVRENREQNYRVRDELGYRPTDSKQTPFNPEIYARPEGGSSEIPPFPELTLIGQHHGTYLIAQNEDGLYLIDQHAAHERINYEFYYEQFGRPDDASQELLLPITIEFTPSESEKLKQKLNWFEQVGVYIEHFGGQTFRVRSLPYWFPKGEEQEIIEEMAEWVLSERMIDLAKLREKSSVLCSCKASIKANQRLTELESDTLIERLAACKQPYTCPHGRPIVISFSTYDLEKLFKRVM; from the coding sequence ATGGCCAAAATCCATGTATTGGACGAGCATATTGCCAATCAAATTGCTGCAGGGGAAGTTGTAGAACGACCTGCCTCCGTTGTTAAAGAACTCGTTGAGAATGCAATCGATGCAGGGAGTACGAAGGTCGAGGTCGTCATAGAGGAAGGTGGGCTTCAAAGCATCCGAGTGAGCGACAATGGATCGGGGATAGAACCAGATGATTGTGAGGCAGCTTTTTATCGTCATGCCACAAGTAAAATTCAGCATGGTCGCGACCTTTTTAATATTACAAGTCTAGGGTTCCGTGGTGAAGCATTAGCAAGTATTGCCGCTGTGTCTAAGGTGACGCTTACCACTTCCAGTAATGATGATGGATTAGGGCGGAAGCTGATCATTGAAGGCGGCAAACTGATTACTAACGAAGATACAGCTGCATCAAGGGGAACCTCTTTTATCGTAAGGGAGTTATTCTATAACACACCGGCCAGGCTGAAATATATGAAAACCATTCAGACGGAACTTGGTCATATTTCAGATTATATATACCGTATAGCATTATCGCATCCTAATATCGGAATTATATTAAGACATAATGAAAATACACTTCTGCAAACGATTGGAAATGGAGATCTATTACAGGTAGTTGCAGCAATATACGGAACACAAGCTGCTAAGGCAATGATTCCTATACAAGCCGAAGATTTGGACTTCAGTATGCAAGGGTTTGTAAGTCTTCCAGAATGGACACGCTCGAATCGAAATGGCATATCAACGATTGTAAATGGTCGTTATATTCGTAGTAATGGTCTGAATCATGCCTTATTGAGAGCCTATCACACGCTGTTGCCTATTAATCGTTACCCATTGGTGATTCTTTCATTAACGATGCATCCATCCATTGTTGATGTGAATGTACATCCAGCCAAACTTGAGGTTCGATTCAGTAAAGAAAGTGAATTGTATCCATTCGTTGAACAAGCGATTCATGCTGTATTACGTCAAGAAGTATTGATTCCACAACCAGTGAAGCATCCGATTGGAAATAATACAAGCTCTTTCATTCAGGAACAGTTTCGTTTCACAAAAGATCAACCTACTCCTAATGATGGATTGAGCTCACAATCGAACTCTCAACGGAACTGGAACGATAACATTCCACCTGTGAGAGAGAATCGTGAACAGAACTATCGTGTTAGAGATGAATTAGGGTATCGTCCAACAGATAGTAAGCAAACTCCCTTCAATCCAGAAATTTATGCTAGACCAGAGGGTGGTTCCTCTGAGATTCCACCATTCCCAGAATTGACCTTAATCGGTCAGCATCATGGAACTTATTTAATTGCGCAGAATGAAGATGGACTATATTTAATTGATCAACATGCTGCACATGAGCGAATTAATTATGAATTTTATTATGAACAATTTGGTCGTCCTGATGATGCATCACAGGAACTTTTACTACCTATAACCATCGAGTTTACACCTTCAGAATCGGAAAAATTGAAACAAAAGTTAAATTGGTTCGAGCAAGTTGGGGTATATATAGAACATTTCGGCGGACAGACTTTTCGTGTGAGATCACTTCCTTACTGGTTCCCCAAAGGAGAGGAGCAAGAAATTATCGAAGAAATGGCAGAATGGGTACTAAGTGAACGTATGATTGATCTAGCAAAGCTAAGAGAGAAATCATCTGTTCTCTGCTCGTGTAAAGCCTCAATAAAAGCTAATCAGAGATTAACAGAGTTAGAATCAGATACACTCATAGAGCGCTTGGCTGCCTGCAAGCAACCCTACACTTGTCCACATGGACGCCCAATTGTAATTTCGTTCTCTACATATGATCTAGAGAAATTATTTAAACGAGTGATGTAG
- the cotE gene encoding outer spore coat protein CotE, which translates to MSLSRKQQSREIITKAICGKGRKFSTVTHTVTPPHNPTSILGAWIINHQYEAVAAGDGIEVIGTYDINIWYSYDKNSQTDVAKETVPYVEFVSLSYVDPRHRASTVEVSAEATQEPSCVEASVSSGGGSVIIRVEREFSVELVAETKVFVLVGNESYDDKEFEFTDDSINYEDLDPDLLDDDL; encoded by the coding sequence ATGTCATTAAGTCGTAAACAACAAAGTAGAGAGATCATAACGAAAGCGATCTGTGGGAAAGGTCGTAAGTTCTCTACCGTAACACATACCGTAACTCCACCACATAATCCAACCAGTATTTTGGGGGCGTGGATTATAAACCACCAGTATGAAGCGGTTGCGGCTGGAGACGGAATTGAAGTTATTGGTACTTACGATATCAACATTTGGTATTCCTATGACAAAAACTCTCAAACAGATGTTGCGAAAGAAACTGTACCGTATGTGGAATTTGTCTCGTTATCCTATGTAGACCCGAGACACAGAGCTTCTACAGTCGAGGTGTCTGCGGAGGCAACGCAGGAACCCAGTTGTGTTGAAGCAAGCGTGTCATCGGGAGGTGGAAGTGTCATTATCCGTGTTGAACGGGAATTCTCAGTAGAATTGGTTGCAGAGACAAAGGTATTTGTTCTCGTTGGTAACGAATCTTATGATGACAAAGAATTCGAGTTTACGGATGATAGCATCAACTACGAAGATCTGGATCCAGATTTATTGGATGATGACCTGTAA
- the miaA gene encoding tRNA (adenosine(37)-N6)-dimethylallyltransferase MiaA: MTTENKPSLLVLLGPTAVGKTKTSIEIAKLFNCEIISGDSMQVYRQMDIGTAKITVEEMDGIPHHLIDIHDPDEAYSVAEFQEQCRRLIGEIHDRGRIPMIVGGTGLYIESVCYGFQFTDVGADEQFRSEQFAYAESHGAEALHDRLRLVDPMSAERLHVNDQRRIVRALEIYHLTNTTLSDQMAAQSKESPYDLCIVGLTMDRQILYKRIEDRIDLMLQQGLIEEVTELMKKGYGKGLISMQGLGYKEVISFLEDELTREEMVTLLKRDTRRFAKRQLSWFRHMGDIVWIDVTDKEKYSENFIEIRDIIAGKLLSVIE, translated from the coding sequence TTGACAACAGAAAATAAACCATCTTTACTTGTGCTGTTGGGTCCAACTGCAGTCGGAAAGACAAAGACGAGTATTGAGATAGCCAAATTATTCAATTGCGAGATTATCTCTGGTGACTCAATGCAGGTCTACCGTCAGATGGACATTGGCACAGCTAAGATCACCGTAGAAGAGATGGATGGCATTCCACATCATCTGATTGATATTCATGACCCAGATGAAGCTTACTCGGTCGCGGAATTTCAAGAACAATGTCGGCGTCTGATCGGAGAAATTCATGACCGAGGGCGGATTCCTATGATTGTAGGCGGGACGGGATTATATATTGAATCTGTGTGTTATGGATTTCAATTTACTGACGTTGGTGCGGATGAACAATTTCGTAGTGAACAGTTTGCCTATGCAGAGAGCCACGGTGCGGAAGCTTTACATGATCGCTTAAGGCTCGTAGACCCGATGAGTGCTGAGAGATTGCATGTAAATGATCAACGAAGAATTGTTCGTGCTCTTGAAATATATCATCTGACGAATACAACTCTTTCAGATCAAATGGCTGCGCAAAGTAAGGAATCTCCTTATGATTTATGTATCGTAGGTTTGACAATGGATAGGCAAATACTATATAAACGTATAGAAGACCGCATTGATCTGATGCTTCAGCAAGGGTTGATAGAAGAAGTAACTGAATTAATGAAGAAGGGTTATGGAAAGGGTCTGATTTCCATGCAGGGCTTAGGTTACAAAGAGGTTATATCCTTTTTAGAGGATGAATTGACCCGGGAGGAAATGGTCACTTTGTTGAAGCGGGATACCCGAAGATTTGCTAAGAGACAACTATCCTGGTTCCGACACATGGGAGATATAGTCTGGATTGATGTAACGGATAAAGAAAAATATTCTGAGAACTTCATCGAGATTCGTGATATAATTGCAGGAAAGCTTCTTTCAGTTATAGAATAG
- a CDS encoding putative amidoligase domain-containing protein, whose product MDQELLFYDSMPLSVRQARLIRSGISSDLISANLRYQPTMSYRSRYAVQVCNLTGLEVLKLGSGGIRTEIFITSTSESGHRSLVNRLTKLAVRSLYALGLDSGEVILSTYGERRCVLEHITPMFRLDDPRLLDLYKQHQTNLHNALIKEEADGIQLVMGMDPEFLLIDSSSMEVIPASEFLERTGEVGCDAVSMNGVTSYPVAELRPEPSHQPRGLIVELMHAMRLASQMIHDRTLLWKAGGMPVPGLPLGGHLHFSGIVLTSSLLHTLDNYLALPVMLLEDQSSLARRPLYGYLGDFRRQPHGGFEYRTLPSFLVSPMLTKGIVCLSFLIVRHYKELRSRPLEQEIIHRAYYEGRKQIIRNGVDPLFSEVRSLSDYPQYAQYIDPLLEHIARGGVWDESRDIRPLWNVPVV is encoded by the coding sequence TTGGATCAAGAATTATTGTTCTACGACTCGATGCCACTCTCTGTTCGTCAAGCTCGTCTTATACGTTCCGGTATATCTTCTGACTTAATATCAGCTAATTTGAGATATCAGCCAACAATGTCCTATAGAAGTAGATATGCTGTACAAGTATGCAATTTAACTGGGCTAGAGGTCTTGAAGTTGGGTAGTGGAGGGATACGGACTGAAATATTTATCACTTCAACTTCAGAAAGTGGTCATCGATCTTTAGTGAACCGATTGACGAAATTAGCTGTACGAAGTTTGTATGCTTTGGGGTTAGATTCCGGTGAAGTTATTCTCTCTACTTATGGCGAGCGCCGTTGTGTACTGGAACATATTACACCGATGTTTAGATTAGATGACCCTAGATTATTAGATTTATATAAACAGCATCAAACCAATTTACATAATGCATTAATAAAAGAAGAGGCGGATGGCATTCAATTGGTCATGGGAATGGACCCCGAATTTCTTCTCATTGATTCATCTTCCATGGAGGTGATTCCAGCATCAGAATTTCTTGAGAGAACAGGAGAAGTAGGGTGTGATGCCGTAAGTATGAATGGAGTAACGAGTTATCCTGTTGCTGAATTACGACCTGAACCAAGCCATCAACCACGTGGCTTAATTGTGGAGCTAATGCATGCTATGAGATTGGCTAGTCAAATGATTCATGATAGAACCTTATTGTGGAAAGCTGGGGGAATGCCTGTGCCTGGATTACCTTTAGGAGGGCATCTTCATTTCAGTGGCATCGTGCTAACTTCATCGTTGTTACATACATTAGATAATTATCTAGCATTACCAGTGATGTTACTCGAGGATCAATCAAGTTTAGCGCGGCGACCTCTTTATGGTTATCTAGGGGATTTCAGACGTCAACCTCATGGTGGATTTGAATACCGAACCTTACCTAGTTTTTTAGTATCACCTATGCTTACAAAAGGGATCGTATGCCTGTCTTTTCTCATCGTTCGCCACTATAAAGAATTACGATCACGTCCACTGGAACAAGAGATTATACATCGAGCTTATTATGAGGGGAGAAAGCAAATCATTCGAAATGGTGTAGATCCCTTATTTAGTGAAGTGAGATCTTTGAGTGATTACCCACAGTATGCACAATACATTGATCCTCTACTGGAACATATTGCTAGAGGGGGAGTCTGGGATGAATCACGGGATATCCGTCCGCTCTGGAATGTTCCTGTGGTATAA
- a CDS encoding class I SAM-dependent methyltransferase, with product MIITTGNAAADDWVKRAEELSAETGFKYIPRQSSSINKLIERSRDSVALVVLANGARLVRPGQPSIEYHPSMGYVRVKRIIKGDSDPMIEAAGMQSGDSVLDCTAGLGSDSLVFAVKAGSEGSVIALENSVDLAVLLKEGLAHYETGLEEVNQAMRRIKVKHGHHLEILRELPDKSVDIVYFDPMFREPLMDSAAINPLRDFANGEALQLESVQEAIRVARKSVVLKEKWGSPEFARLGFRMLERNHSKITYGVIILDNRK from the coding sequence ATGATAATTACGACTGGAAACGCGGCCGCAGACGATTGGGTTAAGCGTGCTGAGGAACTTTCAGCTGAAACAGGTTTTAAATATATACCAAGGCAGTCTTCCTCCATCAACAAACTCATTGAAAGATCAAGAGATTCGGTCGCACTAGTTGTATTAGCCAATGGTGCTAGATTAGTCAGACCTGGTCAACCATCGATTGAATATCATCCTAGTATGGGGTATGTTAGAGTGAAGCGAATCATTAAGGGCGATAGTGATCCAATGATTGAAGCAGCGGGAATGCAAAGTGGTGACTCGGTGCTTGATTGTACAGCAGGACTCGGAAGTGATTCGCTTGTATTTGCTGTGAAGGCTGGATCAGAAGGTAGCGTGATAGCACTAGAGAACTCAGTTGATCTGGCTGTGCTATTAAAAGAAGGACTAGCCCATTATGAAACGGGTCTTGAGGAAGTTAATCAGGCTATGCGTAGGATAAAAGTGAAACATGGACATCATCTAGAAATATTACGAGAATTGCCTGATAAGAGTGTGGATATTGTGTATTTCGATCCTATGTTTCGCGAACCTCTGATGGATTCAGCTGCTATTAATCCGTTACGGGATTTCGCCAACGGTGAGGCGCTTCAACTAGAAAGTGTACAAGAGGCGATCCGCGTAGCAAGGAAATCCGTCGTTCTCAAAGAGAAATGGGGTAGCCCGGAATTTGCTCGACTTGGATTTCGTATGTTAGAACGTAACCATTCAAAAATCACGTATGGAGTGATCATCCTTGACAACAGAAAATAA
- the mutS gene encoding DNA mismatch repair protein MutS, whose amino-acid sequence MTQYTPMIEQYLQVKQQAQDAFLFFRLGDFYEMFFDDAILASRELEITLTGRGGGGDEKIPMCGVPYHAAEGYIQRLIEKGYKVAICEQLEDPTTTKGMVHRDIVRVVTPGTFMDGKNIADKSNNYLVCVTTSGGMMSLSACDLSTGELYVTSVPSSLEWLRDEINIYEPSEIIGDEGMIESIRSLQLQGNRPVMYTPWDKKEEKLVRSQFGEAAWARLEQERGVCISVLISYLNETQRRSLGQLTQISSYEPGHYMILDPFTRRNLELVETVRDRSKKGSLLWLLDKTETSMGARLLRRRIDKPLLHRSRIEERLEAVELLYNQLILREDLRHSLSEIYDLERLVGRIAYGNANGRDLTALKMSLRQIPALKELCAVSSSTTLSKIANELDPCVDLHDAIEQAIVDEPPISVRDGGLIKPGYHAHLDELREASTNGKRWIAELEAQERVATGIKSLKIGFNKVFGYYIEITKSNIGSLPEGRYERKQTLANAERYVTPELKEKEGLILEAQEKMVDLEYTLFTELRETLNTQIQRLQSLAEKVAELDVYQSLAAISVEHGFVKPILTDNYDLVIEGGRHPVVEAVMKDSSFIANATELSKESANILLITGPNMAGKSTYMRQVALISIMAQMGCFVPANVAEIPMVDRIFTRIGAADDLIGGQSTFMVEMADIQVMTEKATSRSLIIIDELGRGTSTSEGMAIAQAVIEFVHDKIGCKALVSTHFHELSHLEESLQGLRNYSMSVQEAGDKVHFLRKLIPGAAGSSYGIYCARLAGLPESIIDRANILLDNLEQIPSLVAVSAEAERGVIRESSEVVQLSIFAEEDLKPKKKEAAPINPSITQIIESVKNVDLMNMTPLQAMQILHDLHVKAKGV is encoded by the coding sequence ATGACTCAGTATACGCCAATGATCGAACAATATTTGCAAGTGAAACAACAAGCCCAAGATGCCTTTTTATTTTTTCGTCTAGGGGATTTTTATGAAATGTTCTTTGATGACGCCATCCTTGCCTCACGCGAACTTGAGATTACACTAACGGGTCGCGGTGGTGGGGGAGATGAGAAAATCCCAATGTGTGGTGTACCATATCATGCGGCCGAGGGCTACATCCAACGATTGATTGAAAAAGGATATAAAGTAGCCATATGTGAGCAACTTGAGGATCCTACAACGACTAAAGGAATGGTACACCGTGATATCGTTCGAGTTGTGACTCCTGGAACATTCATGGATGGTAAGAACATTGCGGACAAATCGAATAATTATTTAGTCTGCGTAACAACTTCAGGTGGGATGATGAGCTTATCTGCTTGTGATCTGTCAACGGGTGAACTCTATGTCACATCTGTCCCATCTTCACTGGAATGGTTACGCGATGAGATTAACATATATGAACCTTCTGAGATTATTGGTGATGAAGGCATGATAGAGAGCATTCGCTCGCTACAGTTACAAGGTAATAGACCTGTGATGTATACGCCTTGGGATAAAAAAGAAGAGAAATTGGTCAGAAGTCAATTTGGTGAAGCAGCATGGGCTCGTCTGGAACAAGAGCGTGGTGTATGTATATCTGTATTGATCTCTTATCTTAATGAGACACAACGTCGTTCATTAGGTCAATTAACACAGATCTCTTCTTATGAACCGGGACATTATATGATATTGGATCCATTTACACGTCGTAATCTGGAACTTGTTGAAACTGTACGCGACCGATCGAAGAAAGGGTCATTACTATGGCTTTTAGATAAAACAGAGACTTCGATGGGTGCACGTCTACTGCGACGACGCATAGATAAACCACTCTTACACCGCAGTCGGATTGAAGAGAGACTGGAAGCTGTTGAGCTTCTATATAATCAACTCATATTACGTGAGGATTTACGTCATTCTCTAAGTGAAATCTATGATCTAGAACGACTTGTTGGCAGAATAGCTTATGGTAATGCTAACGGGCGCGATCTTACGGCTCTTAAGATGTCATTAAGACAGATTCCAGCGCTGAAAGAGTTGTGTGCTGTATCATCATCAACAACATTAAGTAAGATTGCTAATGAACTAGATCCCTGTGTTGATCTTCATGATGCGATTGAACAAGCTATTGTAGATGAACCACCTATTTCTGTTCGTGATGGTGGTTTAATTAAACCAGGATATCATGCGCATTTGGACGAGCTACGCGAGGCAAGTACCAATGGAAAAAGATGGATTGCGGAGCTAGAAGCACAAGAACGAGTTGCGACAGGAATCAAGTCACTGAAGATTGGATTCAATAAAGTATTTGGATATTATATTGAAATTACAAAGTCTAATATTGGCTCATTACCGGAAGGTAGATATGAACGTAAGCAGACGCTTGCTAATGCCGAACGATATGTCACTCCTGAATTGAAAGAGAAAGAAGGCCTGATTCTCGAAGCTCAGGAGAAAATGGTTGATCTAGAATATACTCTCTTTACTGAACTCAGGGAGACATTAAATACGCAGATCCAACGATTACAATCACTCGCAGAAAAAGTAGCGGAACTGGACGTATACCAGTCATTAGCTGCGATAAGTGTTGAACATGGCTTTGTGAAGCCAATTCTGACAGATAACTACGATCTAGTCATTGAAGGAGGACGTCATCCAGTTGTCGAGGCTGTGATGAAGGATTCTTCTTTTATCGCGAATGCAACGGAATTATCGAAAGAGTCAGCAAATATATTACTGATTACAGGCCCGAATATGGCTGGGAAAAGTACGTATATGCGACAAGTGGCTCTAATCTCGATTATGGCTCAAATGGGATGTTTCGTTCCTGCGAATGTAGCTGAAATCCCAATGGTAGATCGTATATTCACAAGAATTGGTGCTGCCGACGATCTGATTGGCGGTCAAAGTACTTTTATGGTTGAAATGGCAGATATTCAAGTGATGACTGAGAAAGCAACTTCACGTAGTCTGATCATTATCGATGAATTAGGTCGTGGGACATCCACGAGTGAAGGGATGGCTATTGCGCAAGCCGTTATAGAATTTGTGCATGACAAGATAGGATGTAAGGCTTTAGTATCAACTCACTTCCATGAATTATCCCATCTGGAAGAAAGCTTGCAAGGCTTACGTAACTATTCTATGAGCGTGCAAGAGGCAGGAGATAAAGTTCATTTCCTTCGCAAATTAATTCCAGGTGCTGCGGGAAGTAGTTATGGGATTTACTGTGCACGTCTAGCTGGATTGCCAGAATCAATCATTGATCGCGCCAATATTTTACTTGATAATTTGGAACAAATTCCTTCGCTTGTGGCAGTGAGTGCAGAGGCAGAACGAGGAGTTATAAGGGAAAGTAGCGAAGTTGTTCAATTATCTATATTTGCCGAAGAGGATTTGAAGCCTAAGAAAAAAGAGGCAGCTCCGATCAATCCTTCTATAACCCAAATTATCGAATCTGTCAAAAATGTTGACCTTATGAATATGACACCTTTACAAGCGATGCAAATACTGCATGATCTTCATGTAAAAGCTAAAGGGGTTTAA
- a CDS encoding transglycosylase domain-containing protein, with protein MADKRPTRANSNSNSNSNTKKPQLKKKRKISKKKVFWSLFFTIAIAIFCALAGYLIITVSGEKLFLENQDKLIPSESSKLYDRNGNLMYELSIQQSEPVESDQIPQLLKDAFIATEDKRFMEHSGVDIWAIGRAAVKDIIARAKVEGGSTITQQLAKNIFLTADKTFFRKATEMSIAMALERNNTKDEIITMYLNRINFGGQRYGIKAASEYYFGKSDLNDLEIWEMATLAAMPKGPTKYNPLRNPDNSMQRRSVVLLLMEEQGYITSEEREIAKNVVYDYSPPAKTQQYLAFIDYVMDEAEDVTGLTQDDLNLGGYKIYTTMDSNAQKAIEKEFADDANFEESTDDEQVQASMVIMNNESGAIVALLGGRDYERKGFSRVTGSRRQPGSAFKPIVSYAPALESGEFSSSSKLSNEKQCFNGYCPGNLHGYSDTISMPDAIQKSENIPAVWLLNEIGVNTGFKFAQKLGIKLEEEDKNLSLALGGLNSGTNTLEMTRAFSSFANGGTLNDAYSIKLIKNSDDKVQYEHKNSGVEVMSKNTSAQMTQMMRNVVESGTGKKAAISRPVAGKTGTTQSGISGNSSNRDVWFVGYTPELTAAVWMGYDNPDATHLLKRSSSLASAFWAKVMEQAVKGFDEKSFPVADKVEEIEPEVEIELVPVVTGLNGSYDANTQIVALTWNGVEGSNIQYNLYRKESTETDFRLVVEATSTTSVEDLDITEGSHYEYYVKAYSADSDMESEQSNIVEIITIAEEPDENLPDPDIEEMPGNNNGNGNGNNGNGNGNNGNGNGNGNGNGNGNNGNGNNDNNDNTDSDIIPGIEEEITPPIDPTFPPVEEDLNDQTLPELDPVITDQTEIDGTTTDGTP; from the coding sequence ATGGCCGATAAACGACCTACTAGGGCGAATTCAAATTCGAATTCAAATTCAAATACTAAAAAGCCCCAGTTAAAGAAGAAAAGAAAGATATCCAAGAAGAAAGTATTTTGGAGCTTGTTTTTTACAATTGCCATAGCTATTTTTTGTGCTCTAGCAGGATATCTAATTATCACGGTTAGTGGTGAAAAGCTATTCCTAGAAAATCAGGATAAGCTTATTCCTAGTGAAAGTTCAAAGTTGTATGATCGTAATGGTAATCTGATGTACGAGTTATCGATCCAACAAAGTGAGCCTGTGGAGAGCGATCAAATTCCTCAGCTGTTGAAGGATGCATTTATCGCTACGGAAGATAAGCGTTTCATGGAGCATAGTGGAGTAGATATATGGGCTATCGGACGTGCAGCAGTTAAGGATATTATCGCAAGAGCAAAAGTTGAAGGTGGTAGTACGATTACACAACAGCTTGCCAAGAACATCTTCTTAACAGCAGATAAAACATTTTTCCGGAAAGCAACGGAAATGTCGATCGCTATGGCTTTGGAACGGAACAATACGAAAGATGAGATTATTACCATGTACCTTAATCGAATTAATTTTGGTGGACAGCGTTATGGTATTAAGGCTGCATCAGAGTATTATTTTGGGAAAAGTGATCTCAATGATTTAGAAATATGGGAGATGGCAACCCTAGCCGCGATGCCAAAAGGGCCGACCAAATATAACCCACTTCGTAATCCTGATAATTCTATGCAACGTCGATCCGTAGTGTTGCTACTCATGGAGGAACAAGGATATATTACGAGTGAAGAAAGAGAAATTGCAAAGAACGTAGTTTATGACTATTCTCCACCAGCTAAGACACAACAATATTTAGCATTCATTGATTATGTGATGGATGAAGCTGAAGATGTTACGGGTCTAACTCAGGATGATCTGAATTTAGGTGGGTATAAGATTTATACCACAATGGATTCAAATGCACAGAAGGCGATCGAAAAAGAATTCGCAGATGATGCTAATTTTGAGGAAAGTACAGATGATGAGCAGGTTCAAGCTTCCATGGTTATCATGAACAATGAGAGTGGAGCGATTGTAGCTCTGTTGGGTGGTAGAGACTATGAACGTAAAGGATTTAGCCGAGTTACAGGTAGCCGTAGACAACCAGGATCTGCATTTAAGCCAATTGTCTCTTATGCTCCTGCGTTAGAATCTGGAGAATTCTCTAGTTCATCTAAGCTTAGTAATGAGAAGCAATGTTTCAATGGATACTGTCCAGGTAATTTACATGGCTATTCAGATACAATAAGTATGCCAGATGCCATTCAGAAATCCGAGAATATTCCAGCTGTATGGTTATTGAATGAAATTGGTGTTAACACAGGATTTAAGTTTGCGCAAAAATTAGGAATTAAGTTAGAAGAAGAAGACAAGAACCTATCGTTGGCGCTAGGAGGTCTGAATTCAGGTACGAATACGCTGGAGATGACTCGCGCATTTAGTTCATTTGCGAATGGTGGTACTTTAAATGATGCTTACTCGATCAAACTGATCAAGAATAGTGACGATAAAGTCCAATATGAACACAAGAACTCTGGAGTAGAAGTTATGAGCAAGAATACTTCCGCTCAGATGACGCAAATGATGCGTAATGTTGTAGAGAGTGGTACAGGTAAGAAAGCGGCAATAAGCAGACCTGTCGCTGGTAAAACAGGAACGACACAGAGTGGTATATCGGGTAACAGCTCGAACCGAGATGTATGGTTTGTGGGTTATACTCCTGAACTAACTGCCGCGGTGTGGATGGGATACGATAACCCTGATGCAACACATTTATTGAAGAGGAGTAGTTCTTTAGCATCTGCTTTCTGGGCTAAAGTCATGGAGCAAGCAGTTAAAGGATTTGATGAGAAGAGCTTCCCAGTGGCTGATAAGGTTGAAGAGATTGAACCAGAAGTAGAAATAGAATTGGTACCTGTAGTGACAGGTTTAAATGGTTCTTACGATGCCAATACGCAAATTGTAGCTCTGACTTGGAACGGTGTAGAAGGTAGTAATATTCAATATAATCTATATCGTAAAGAATCTACTGAAACAGATTTTAGATTAGTTGTAGAAGCGACATCTACAACTAGTGTGGAAGACCTTGATATCACAGAAGGTTCCCATTATGAATATTATGTCAAAGCTTATAGTGCTGACAGTGACATGGAATCAGAGCAATCGAATATCGTAGAAATCATTACAATTGCTGAGGAACCCGATGAGAATCTACCTGATCCCGACATCGAGGAAATGCCAGGAAATAATAACGGTAATGGCAACGGCAATAACGGAAATGGTAATGGTAACAACGGAAATGGCAACGGTAATGGTAATGGGAACGGGAACGGTAACAACGGAAATGGAAATAATGACAACAACGACAATACGGACAGCGATATTATTCCAGGAATTGAGGAGGAAATAACTCCACCTATTGATCCGACATTTCCACCAGTAGAAGAGGACTTAAATGATCAGACCCTTCCAGAACTTGATCCAGTTATTACAGATCAAACCGAGATTGACGGTACTACAACGGATGGAACACCCTAA
- the hfq gene encoding RNA chaperone Hfq, with protein sequence MNKSINIQDTFLNQLRKENISVTIFLVNGFQIRGTIKAFDNFTVVVDSEGRQQMLFKHAISTITPQRNVSLMQEPPTVG encoded by the coding sequence ATGAACAAATCCATCAACATCCAAGATACTTTTCTAAATCAACTACGAAAAGAGAACATCTCTGTTACCATATTCCTGGTTAACGGTTTTCAAATCAGAGGAACAATCAAAGCTTTTGATAATTTCACGGTTGTTGTGGATAGTGAAGGCCGTCAACAAATGCTCTTTAAGCATGCGATTTCAACGATTACACCACAACGTAATGTTTCGTTGATGCAAGAACCACCCACTGTGGGTTAA